CACCCTGCCCGAGAGCTGGCCGAAAGACGAAAGTGGCAATCGGAAATGGCCTGGGCCCTGGGCCGTAGATCCCTTTACCGGCGAGGTCCTTACCGGCCAGTTCACTGCAGACAAGGAAATCTTCTTCGCGATGACTGACTACGATCTGAACAACAATGGAGTCCCGTACGCGGAAAGCGATGCCCTGCTAACCCAAGGCTTCGCCCTGGGGATCGAAATGGACATCTGGGTCCTGTCCTACGGCCGGTCTTACGCAGAGGACTTCCTGTTCTTCGTCGCCAAGATCATCAACAACAGCCAGTGGGACTACCACGGCGTCTATGTGGGCTTCTATAACGATACCGACGTACCGGAGTACAATCTGACCACCACGATCAACGACCGAATGGACTGGATGACCTATATCCTGGCCGAGTACGACCCGGTCAACGACACGACGTACAACTACAACATGGCCTTCATCTATGACTACCGTTACGGAACCGGCGACTTTCCCGGTCCCGAGTATAAAGTGATACCTGCCATCAAACTGTTGGAAACACCTCTAGCCCCTGCCAACGATGGCATCGACAACGACCACGATGGTGTCATCGACGAACCCGAAGGGGAGCAACTGGGCCTGACCGATTGGCACTGGTTCGAGTGGGAGTACCGTCCTGGACAAGTTGACAATACCCGGACCGAGCTTATTACCTACAAGGTTATGAGTGGCGATACCTCTGGCTTGAAGCCCGAGGAAGACGCAGCCTACTTCTGGCCAGATCCCCAGGGGCACCTCAATCCGCACTTCGACTCCCCGGAGGGGATTCAGCAGATGTACCCGAACGGCCTGGACTGTGTTTTCATCATGAGCTCCGGTCCCTTTGATCTCCCGGCCGGCGACACCACCACATTCGCTTTCTGCCTTCTGATGGGCGATGACCTGGAGGATGCAAAGTTCAACGCCCGGACGGCCCAGCTGATGTACGAGCTGAATTATCTCGGAGCGGATCCACCCAAGCCTCCGCGCGTCGTGGCGGTCCCCGGGGATGGAAAGGTTACGCTGTATTGGGATCGCTCCGCCGAAGAATCCATCGACATCATGACCCGCTATCGCGACTTCGAGGGCTACAAGATCTACAAGACCACTTCACCGCCGGTGAATAACGAGTGGGGACAGAAGATCTACGACGGCCAGGGCCAGGAGGTCGGTTTTGTGCCTGTCGCCCAATTTGACCTCAAGGATGGGATCACCGGACTCGATCCTCAGTATCCGCACTTGGACCGCGGAAAAGACACGGGACTTGTCCATTCCTGGACGGACTACAACGTGAAGAACGGCGTCACGTACTGGTACTCCGTTACCTCGTACGACCGCGGGGTCCTGCCGGACCCGCAATGGAACCCTGACGGCTGGGCTCCTCTGAACTACCTGGAGTGCGCCAAGGGAACCAACCCAGGCTCCGACCCCAATCTTGTGATGGTTGTGCCCGGGCCGCCGGCCTCCAACTACGTCGGACCGGAGGTAAAAGTACGACCGCTCCCGGGTACCCTTGGCAATGGACCGATTCGCGTTGTTGTCATTGACGAGTTCGCGATCACGGGACACAAGTACACGCTGTCCTTCGACGACTCCACACAGCCGGGCACCTTGCTCTACGACGTCGTGGATCAGAATACAGGGAGGGAAGTGGTCTCCAACGCGAAAGAACTACGGGGCGAGGAAGGTCCCATCTTCGACGGGATGCGGTTGGAGATCGTGAACTACCCCACGGTCACCCTCCTTCAGGATAGCTCAGGATGGCGCCGCCAGGACGGCACAACCCCGCGGACGACCTGGCTTGTGGAAGTGACCCCAGCCTCCGCCAGTCCACCGATCGCCGACTATGAGATCCGCTTCACGGAGCGCGGCAGCGATGCCTTCGCGCCCGTGGGATTCCATGTCCCCTTTGAGGTGGTGAACCTGGTCTCGGGCGAAACGGTAGCACTCGGTGTATTCCCGCAGGCCAGCACCGACACAACCGCGGAGATGAAGAGTACCTGGACCAGCGGCGACGTGATCAACCTCCGAGAAGGGGGCAAGTTCACTTACAAATTGATCATCAAGCGGAATCCCGACACCCGCGTACCAGACATCCCGCCCTCCACCGGCGATGTGTACCGCATTGTGCTCACGAAGCCCTTCAAGGCCAAGCGCGACCGATTCGAGATTGACACAACCCCATTCACCGTGCGCAGGATTGTCCAGCAGGACCTGGAGAAGATCCGCGTCGTGCCCAATCCGTACGTGGTGTCGGCGGAGTGGGAACTCGATCCCAATGTTCCCGGCATCCACTTCACCAACTTGCCCAGCGAGTGCACAATCTCCATCTTCACCTTAGCCGGGGAGAAGGTGAACGAGATTCGCCACAACAGCGCCACGAACTCGACGGAGACGTGGAACCTCTTGAATTTCAACCAGCAGGAGGTCGCGCACGGTCTCTACCTCTACGTAGTAGAGACCCCCAACGGCGCCAAGAAGGTGGGCAAGTTCTCCATCATCCGTTAGCTCCACGGGACCAAACAGACGAGGCAAAGAGAGGTACCTGACTCAGTGCGAGGGTAGAAAATGAAGAGAACAGTCCTGGTTTTCGCAACGGCGGCCTTTTGCGTAGCCTCGTACAGTGCTGCCCAGGACATCAGTCGCGTGGGCACCGCCGCGGGACAGTTCCTCAAACTCCCGGTCGGGGCACGAGCGGCGGCTCTTGGCGGGACGGCGGTATCCCTTACCGACGAACCCGCTTCTCTGTACTGGAATCCCGGAGCGATTTCGACCCTGGGCAAGAAGACCCTATTCGTTTCCCGATCCAACCTGTACGACAATGCCGGTATCTATCACACGTTCTTGGGCTTTGTCCTGCCACTGGCCAGATCGAGCGCCATTGGCATTAGTGTCAACTACCTGGGAACGGACGATATCGAGATCACCACCCTCGAAGCACCCAATGGGATGGACACCTACTACCGCGCCCAGGACTACGCCCTCGGCCTCAGCTATGCCCGCTACGTCACCGATCGATTGACGCTCGGACTCACCGTGAAATTCGTGAACGAGGGCATCTGGCGAGAGAAGGCCAGAACGGCGGCGATCGACCTTGGATCGTTGCTGGACACGGGGGTATTAGGCATGAGATTGGGCATGAGCCTGTGCAATTTCGGAGGAAACCTGCGCCTGCGCGGGCCGGACCTGCGCGTAGTCCACGATCGTTACAGCACTAACCCTGCGGAAAGGTCCGTCGATGCCGAGCTGAAAACCCTGGAATGGCCCTTACCGCTAACCTTCCGGATAGGTACATCTATCGAACTCATTGGAGCGCAGGGCCAGATCGCGGTAAGTGACCACAATCGGTTCACCCTAAGCTACGAGATGTGGGACGGCATGGACTCCCTGATGCGAGCCGGATTCGGTGCGGAGTACAGCTGGAATTCTATTCTCTACCTCCGCGGCGGCTACTACGGTGTCCCCCTCACAAAGGACGAATTCAACACCTACGACACGGCCAGCTATACG
Above is a genomic segment from candidate division KSB1 bacterium containing:
- a CDS encoding PorV/PorQ family protein — protein: MKRTVLVFATAAFCVASYSAAQDISRVGTAAGQFLKLPVGARAAALGGTAVSLTDEPASLYWNPGAISTLGKKTLFVSRSNLYDNAGIYHTFLGFVLPLARSSAIGISVNYLGTDDIEITTLEAPNGMDTYYRAQDYALGLSYARYVTDRLTLGLTVKFVNEGIWREKARTAAIDLGSLLDTGVLGMRLGMSLCNFGGNLRLRGPDLRVVHDRYSTNPAERSVDAELKTLEWPLPLTFRIGTSIELIGAQGQIAVSDHNRFTLSYEMWDGMDSLMRAGFGAEYSWNSILYLRGGYYGVPLTKDEFNTYDTASYTFGGGLQYDLGWAAFRLDYALANYQILGNSHLVSFMLKL